A genomic stretch from Nerophis ophidion isolate RoL-2023_Sa linkage group LG14, RoL_Noph_v1.0, whole genome shotgun sequence includes:
- the rpl5a gene encoding 60S ribosomal protein L5a, whose protein sequence is MGFVKVVKNKAYFKRYEVKFRRRREGKTDFYARKRLVVQDKNKYNTPKYRLIVRLSNRDICCQIAYAKIEGDYIVSAAYSHELPKYGIPVGLTNYAAAYCTGLLLARRLLHKFGMDNVFEGQVEVTGDEFNVESADGKPGAFTCYLDAGLARTTTGNKVFGALKGAVDGGLSIPHSIKRFPGYDAESKEFNAEVHRKHILGMNVADYMSYLMEEDEEVYKKQFSRFIKNGVTPDTVEEMYKKAHAAVRANPVHEKKPKREVQKKRWNRAKLSLAQRKNRVAQKKASFLRAQEHEAGDG, encoded by the exons AGGGCAAAACGGACTTCTACGCCCGCAAACGCTTGGTTGTACAGGACAAGAATAAGTACAACACACCCAAGTACCGCCTGATCGTCCGATTGTCCAACAGGGACATTTGCTGCCAG ATTGCCTATGCTAAGATAGAGGGGGACTACATTGTCTCTGCTGCGTACTCTCACGAGCTGCCCAAATATGGCATCCCTGTGGGTCTCACAAACTATGCTGCGGCATACTGCACCGGACTGCTGCTGGCTCGCAGG TTGTTGCACAAGTTCGGGATGGATAATGTGTTCGAGGGTCAGGTGGAGGTGACCGGCGACGAGTTCAACGTGGAGAGCGCGGACGGTAAGCCGGGCGCCTTCACCTGTTACCTGGACGCAGGCCTGGCCAGGACCACTACGGGAAACAAGGTGTTTGGAGCGCTGAAGGGAGCGGTCGACGGAGGACTATCCATCCCTCACAG CATAAAACGTTTCCCCGGTTACGACGCAGAGAGCAAAGAGTTTAACGCGGAGGTCCACCGGAAGCACATCCTGGGCATGAACGTGGCGGACTACATGTCCTACCTGatggaggaggatgaggaggtgTACAAGAAGCAGTTCTCTCGCTTCATCAAGAACGGTGTCACGCCCGACACT GTGGAGGAAATGTACAAGAAAGCCCACGCCGCAGTCAGAGCAAACCCGGTTCACGAAAAGAAACCAAAAAGAGAAGTCCAGAAGAAAAG GTGGAATCGCGCCAAGTTGTCTCTGGCGCAGAGGAAGAACCGCGTCGCCCAGAAAAAAGCCAGCTTCTTACGAGCGCAAGAGCACGAGGCCGGGGACGGTTAG